CATGATCTCCACCGCCGGCACCCTCCCCTTGCCGTCCAGCCGTGGCAGCAGCCGTTGGGAAATGACCGCCCGCAGGTTCAGGGAGAGATCCAACAGCAACTGCTCCCGCCTTTCCTTGGGGAAGAAGCTGAGAATGCGGTCCAGGGTCTGGTTGGCGTTGTTGGCGTGGATGGTGGAGAAGCAGAGGTGGCCGGTTTCCGCGTAGGTCATGGCGTACTGCATGGTGTCCCGGTCCCGGATCTCGCCGATCATGATCACGTCCGGGGCCTGGCGCAGGGTGTTCTTCAGGGCGGATTCCCAGCTCTCGGTATCCATGCCCACTTCCCGCTGGGTGATGATGCTCTTGCCGTGCTCGTGCACGTATTCGATGGGGTCTTCCACCGAGACGATGTGGTCCTGGGAGTGCTGGTTGCGATAGCCCACCATGGCCGCCAGGGTGGTGGACTTGCCCGAACCCGTGGCCCCCGTGACGATGACCAGGCCCCTGGGCATCATGGTGATGTCCCGCAGGTTCATGGGCAAATGCAGTTCTTCCAGCATGGGGATTTGCGTGTTGATGTGGCGCAGCACCACGCCCACCCGGGTCTGCTGCATGAAGACGTTCACCCGGAAACGGCCCACGTCACCCACATGGATGGCGAAGTTGCATTCATGGGTGGCATCGAAATCCTTCTGCTGCCGCTCTGTCATCAGGGCCTTGGACAACAGCAAGGTATCCGTGGGAGTGAAGGTCTGCTTGGAGATGGGCGTCACCTTCCCGTTCAGCTTGATGGCCGGAGGGAATCCCGCCGTCAGGAACAGGTCGGACGCCTTGCGCGCCACCATGAAACGCAGCCACTCGTGAACATTCTCAAGGGTATTCATACGGACCCCACGCCTAGAAGAACGCGTCCTTGTTGACGGCCACCGCCCGGGCATCCTGGGCCGAGATAACGTTGCGCCGCACCAGTTCCGTCAAGCCCTGGTCCAGGGTCTGCATGCCCAGGTTCTGCCCGGTCTGGATGGAGGAATACATCTGGGCGATCTTGTTTTCCCGGATGAGGTTTCGGATGGCGGGGGTGCCGATCATGATCTCGTGCACTGCCACCCGACCGCTGCCGTCCTTGCGTTTGAGCAGGGTCTGGGAAATGACCGCCCGGATGGATTCGGACAGCATGGAGCGCACCATTTCCTTTTCCGCCGCCGGAAACACGTCCACCACCCGGTCGATGGTCTTGGCGGCCGACGAGGTGTGCAGAGTGCCGAACACCAGGTGGCCGGTCTCGGCCGCCGTGAGGGCCAGGCGGATGGTTTCCAGGTCCCGCATCTCGCCCACCAGGATCACGTCCGGATCCTCCCGCAGGGCGGAGCGCAGGGCCTGGGCGAAGCCGTGGGTATGGGGGCCCACCTCCCGCTGGTTGATCAGGCACTTCTTGCTCTTGTGCACGAATTCGATGGGGTCCTCGATGGTGAGGATGTGGCTGAACTGGTTCTCGTTGACGTAGTCCACCATGGCCGCCAGGGTGGTGGACTTGCCGGAGCCCGTGGGGCCGGTGACGATGACCAGACCCCGGGGGTTTTCGGAGATTTCCTTGAAGATCCTGGGCGCCTCCAGTTCCTCCAGGGTGAGCACCACGCTGGGAATGGTCCGGAACACGGCACCTGCGCCCCGTTCCTGGTTGAAAGCGTTCACCCGGAACCGGGCCACGTCCCTCAGTTCGAAGGAGAAGTCCACCTCCAGGAACTCCTCGTACACCTTGCGCTGGGCATCGCTCATGATGTCGTACACCATGGCGCGCACTTCCTGGTTGGAAAGCGCGGGCACGTTGATGCGACGGATATCGCCGTGCACCCGGATCATGGGAGGCAGGCCCGCGGAGAGGTGCAAATCGGACGCTTTGTTCTTGACCGAGAAGGCAAGAAGCTCGGAAATTTCCATTATAATTCCCTGACTTACGTGATTTTGTAGGGAGTTCAGCCCATTATGGGCGCAATCGCCGCCGCCTTGCAAGCTTGCCAGAACCGCATATCGGGCGCGTGCAGGCAGGCCGCCAGGGATGCATCCTGCGCGACTCTGCTGGCGGTTAGCAAGACCTTTCCCGCAACGGCCATCCGGGAGGCCTGGGATGCGGGCCAGCGCTGCTTTGGCGAGAGCTACGTGCAGGAAGCCGTGGGCAAGATGGACAATCTGGCCGACCTGTCCATCGAATGGCATTTCATCGGGCCCCTGCAAAGCAACAAGACCCGCCCAGTGGCGGAGCGTTTCCAGTGGGTTCATGGCGTGGAAAGCCTGAAAATCGCCCGGCGTCTCTCGGAGCAGCGACCAGGGCACCAGCCCCCCCTGCAGGCCTGCATCCAGGTGAACGTCAGCGGCGAGGCCAGCAAGCACGGCGTGCCCCCCCGGGGGGCCCTGGACCTGGCCCGGCAGGTGGCAGGCTTGCAGAACCTTCGCCTGCGGGGCTTCATGGCGATTCCGGAACCTTCGCCCGATCCGGCTGTACAACATGCCAGGTTCCGGTGCCTGGCGGACCTGCTGGCCCAGGCCCGTGGGGCAGGACTGGAACTGGACACCCTCTCCATGGGCATGTCCGCCGACCTGGAAACGGCCATCGCCGAGGGGTCCACCCTGGTGCGAGTGGGCACGGCCATTTTCGGCACGCGTCAATATACAAAGGATGCAGCAACATGAAACTTGGATTCATAGGCGGCGGCAACATGGCAGCCGCCATCGTGGGCGGCCTGCTGCGCAAAGGCTTCATGGCCAGCGACATTACCGTGGCCGAGCCCATCGCCGGGCGGCGGGCCTGGTTGATCCGGGAATTCGGCATCGGGGTCGAGGAAAGCGCGGCAGCGTGCCTGGATGCCGACGTCATCGTCCTCGCGGTGAAACCCCAGCAACTCAAGGAAGCACTGACCGTCCTGCCCACCCTGCAAGCGCGCCAACTGGTGCTTTCCGTGGCTGCAGGCGTGCGTGCGGCGGACATCAGCCGCTGGCTCAAGGGCCACGCCGCCGTGGCCCGGGCCATGCCAAACACCCCGGCTCTGGTGGGGGAAGGGGCCACGGGGCTGTTTGGCCTCCCCGGCACGAGCGCCGCTCAGCGGGACTGGGCCAGCCAGGTCATGGAGGCCGTGGGCATGGTGGTCTGGGTGGAGGAAGAATCCCAGATCGACGCCGTCACGGCCCTTTCTGGCAGCGGCCCCGCCTATGTGTTCTATTTCATCGAGGCCCTGGAACAAGCGGGCATCGAACTTGGCCTGACACCCCAGGTGGCCCGCCAACTGACGCTGCAGACCTTCCTGGGGGCAGCCACTTTGGCCGTGCAGGATCCGGCAGCCCCGGCGGAGCTCCGGGCCCGGGTCACCTCCAAGGGTGGCACCACCGAACGGGGCATCCAGGCCCTGGTGGAGGGAGGGGTCCACGCCGCCATACTCCAGGCCGCCCGGGCGGCGGCGGAACGTGCCCGGGAGATGGGCGACCAGCTGGGGAACTCTCAAGAAAACGAAGGGCAGTCCCAAGTTTTCTTGTCCCCCTCGGGGGGCGGGCCGGGCGCATCTCTGACCTGGGGGCGAACTTGATGCTGACGGATGCCTTGCAGTTTTTGATCCGCACCGGCCTGGACCTGTTGGCCTGCGCCTTCTTCCTGCGCTTCTGGATGCAATGGGCCCGGGTACCCGTGCATAACCCCTTCTCCCAATTCCTGATGAAAGTGACGGATTTCGCCGTGCGCCCGTTACGGCGGGCGGTGCCGGGATTCTTTGGCATGGACTGGGCCAGCCTGCTGCTGCTGCTGGTTACCAAAATCCTGGCCGTGGTGGCCATCCACTGGCTCATGAGCTACCCCTTCGCCGCCGCGGGCACCAAGGTGGTGCCCGGGTTCCTGGCTCTTGGCCTGGTGGCGTCATTGCGTCTAGGCCTCTACGTACTCATGGGGCTCATCGTCCTTCAGGCCATCCTCTCCTGGGTGAACCCCTTCTCGCCCCACGCCCCCGTGTTCTACGCCCTGTCCCGCCCCGTACTGGCCCCCTTCCAGAGGCTCATCCCCCCCATAGGAGGCGTGGACTTGACGCCCCTGGCCGCCCTCATCGCCATCCAGTTGCTCCTTGTGGCGCCCGTGGCCACGCTGGAACGCCTGGCCCGTGCCCTGGTGTGGTGATTCCCTGCCTGCGCGCCACGCCTCAGGGCACGGAAATCACCGTGCACATTCAGCCCGGAGCCGCCCATGGCGAGGTCGTGGGCCTGCACGGCGATGCCCTGAAGGTGAGGATACCCGCTCGCGCAGTGGAAGGCGCCGCCAATGCCGCACTGCTGAAATTCATCGCCGGGACCCTTGGCGTTCCGCTACGGGAGGTTAAAATCCTTCGCGGTGACAAATCCCGCCGGAAAGTATTGGAAACTCCATTGCCGGTGGATGCTGTAGCAGCAATTTTGACTGGACGACTGTGAAAGTCAGGGTGGGAGAGAGTTCATGAATTTCGGGCTGGAAAGCGGGATCTCCCGGTATAAGAACCGGCGCGACCGTCTCGTCAAGATCATCAGCGACTTCAAGGACTGGATCGAAAGCCACACCGAGTTTGAACCCGACCTGTTGCTGCGCATCTTCGACCTGAGCGAGAACCTGAAGCGGGACCGGCTGATGCTGGCCTTCGTGGCGGAATTCAGCCGGGGCAAGACGGAACTCATCAATGCCCTGTTCTTCTCCGACTTCAAGCAGCGCCTGCTGCCTTCGGACGCTGGTCGCACCACCATGTGTCCCACGGAGATCTATTACGAGCCGGGCACCGAACCCTACATCCGTCTGCTGCCCATCGAGACCCGCTTCCGGGACGACAGCATCACGGCCCTGAAGCGGCTGCCGGTGGAGTGGAACACCGTCAAGCTGGACGTGACGGACCCCAATGCCATGACCTCCGCCCTGCGCAAGCTGGCCGAGACAAAGGTGGTGTTCAAGGTGGAGGCCCGGGCCCTGGGGCTTTGGGACGAGAACGACCCCAACCTGTCCTACATGGTGAAGGACCAGGACCGGGTGGAAATCCCCGCCTGGCGCTACGCCATGATCAACTACCCCCACCCCTTGCTGGAATCCGGCCTGGCCATCCTGGACACCCCGGGCCTGAACGCCATGGGCGCGGAACCGGAACTGACCCTGTCCGCCATCCCCAATGCCCACGCCCTGCTGTTCCTGCTGGCCACGGACACGGGGGTGACCCAGTCGGACTACGAGATCTGGAACAAGCTGGTGTCCAAGCACGCTGGCCAGCACTACGCGGTGCTGAACAAGATCGACATGCTCTGGGACGACCTCAAGAGCCCCGAGGACATCGGCCGCACCATACAGCGTCAGATCGAATCCACAGCCACCCAGCTGAACATCTCCCCCTCCAGCGTGCTGGCCATATCTGCCCAGAAGGCCCTGGTGGGCAAGGTGCGCGGCGACGACGATCTGCTCAAGCGTTCAGGCATCCAGGCCCTGGAAGTGCTGCTGGCCCGGGAGATCATCCCCTCCCGGGAAAAGATCATGCGCGAGTCGGTGATCAGGGAGATGGGCCCCCTCATCAACGAGGCACGGGAAACGGCCTACCACCGCCTCATGACCGCCCACCAGAGCCTGCAAGACCTGCAGGCCCTGTCCGGCAAGAACCAGCAGATCATCGGTCAGCTGCGGGAGAAGATGCTGGCGGACAAGCAGAACTATGACGTGACCATGCGCAACTTCAACGTCACGCGCAAGATCATCGGCGAGCAGGGCCAGGAGCTCCTCACCCACCTGGAAGAGCAGCGCCTGGAAAAGATCATCGAGGAGTCCATGCTGACCATCAGCGGCAGCTGGACCACCGCCAGCCTGATCAAGGGCATGCAGACCCTGATCCAGCGCATGGGCGCGGAATTCGATTTCGCCAACAAGCAGTGCGCCGCCATCACCCAGCTGCTCAACACGGCCTACCATCGCTTCCACGAAGTCCATGGTCTGGAGGAGGCGGTGCCGCCTCTGCTGAAACTGAACCGCTACCGCGCCCGACTGGACGAATTGATGGTGAGCACGGAGGAATTCTGCGCCGACCCCCTCAACATCATGCTGGAAAAGCGATTCATGATTAAGAAGTTCTACATCGCCCTGGTGGCTCAGGCCCGCCTGGTGTTCCAGCAGGTGCAGATCGAGACGGAAACCTGGCTGCGCCTCACCCTGGACCCCATCGTGGCCCGCATCCATGAGCACAAGTCCCAACTGGAGCGCCGCCTGGAGAACCTCAACAAGGTGCACGCCAACCTGGGTTCCCTGCAGGAGCGCAGCGCCCTGGTGAACAACGAGATCATCAAGCTGCGACACCAGCTGGAATCCATCGAGGCCATCGTCAAGGAATTCTCCATCCTCACCGGCCTGCCGGTTCGCCCCCTGGAGCAGCTGGGCACGCCCGCCCCCGTCAAGGCAGCCTGATTCCCGGGCTTACCCGCCCTAGAGCAGGATGATGTCGTACTGCTCCTGGGTGAACAGGCTTTCCACCTGCAGCGAAATCGGCTTGCCGATGAAGTCAGACAGCTGGGCCAGGCTTTGGGACTCCTCGTCCAGAAACAGGTCGATCACGGCCTGGGAGGCCAGGATGCGGTACTCCTTGGCGTTGAACTGGCGAGCCTCCCGGATCAGGCCCCGCAGGATCTCGTAGCAGGTGGTCTGGGCGGTCTTGATCTGGCCCCGGCCCTGGCAGGTGGGGCAGGCCTCGCACAGCACGTGGCTCAGGCTTTCACGGGTACGTTTACGGGTCATCTCCACCAGGCCCAGAGAGGTAAACCCGTTGATGGTCATGCGAGTGCGGTCCCGGGCCAGGGCCTTGGTCAGTTCCCCCAGCACGGCCTCCTTGTGTTCCGCGCTGTCCATGTCGATGAAGTCCAGGATGATGATGCCGCCCAGGTTGCGCAGGCGCAGCTGGCGGGCGATGGCCTGGGCCGCCTCCAGGTTGGTCTTGAAGATGGTCTCGTCGAAACTGCGCCCGGAGACGAAGCCGCCGGTGTTCACGTCGATGGTGGTCAGGGCCTCTGTCTGGTCCACGATCAGGTAACCGCCGGACTTCAGGTCCACGCGCCGCCCCAGGGCCTTCTCGATCTCGTCCTCCACGCCATAGAGGTCGAACAGGGGACGCTCCGCCACGTAATGGCTCACCTTTTCCGCCACGTTGCGGGTGAATTCCTCGGCGAAGCCCTTCATGCGGGCATAGGTCTCCCGGGAGTCCACCAGGATGCGGTCGGTTTCATCGCTGGAAAAATCCCTCAGCACCCGGTGGGCCAGGTCCAGTTCCTGGTAAATGGCTGCCGGGGCGGCCGTATTCTCGGAACGTGCCTGGATGGCATCCCACAGGGCGTGCAGGTATTCCACGTCGGCCGCCAGTTCGGATTCCTCCGCCATGTTGGCCATGGTGCGAATGATGAACCCCCCTTTGCCGTTCTCAGGCAGTACACGGTTCAGGCGTTCGCGCAGGAGTTCCCGTTCCGCCTCGTCCTCGATCTTCTGGGAAATGCCGATGCGAGTCTCCTGGGGCAGGTACACCAGAAAGCGCCCCGCCATGCTGATCTGGGTGGAAAGCCGTGCTCCCTTGGCGCCGATGGGATCCTTGATGACCTGCACCAGGATGCTCTGGCCTTCGTGCAACACCTTTTCTATGGGACGCGGGCAGTTGTCGCAACGGGCCTCTATGATGTCCCCCACGTGGAGGAACGCCGCCCGGTCCAGGCCGATATCCACGAAGGCCGACTGCATGCCGGGCAACACCCGGGACACCTTTCCCAGGTAGACATTGCCCACCATCCCCCTCTGGGTACTGCGCTCGATGTGCAGTTCCTGGACCGCGCCCAGGTAGATCACCGCCACCCGGGTTTCCTGGGGCGTCACGTTGATGAGAATCTCTTCGCTCATGGCATTCATGGGTAATGGATAGTGGGAAATGGGGAGCCGCTCCCCACTTCCCGCTCCCCACTTCCCTTCAAAAAACCTCGAAACCCACCTCCCGCAGCAACTCTGCGGTCTCGTGAAGGGGCAGGCCCATGACCCCGGAATAACTGCCCGAGAGGTGCTCTATGAAGATGGCCGCGCGACCCTGGATGCCATAGCCGCCCGCCTTGTCGAAGGGCTCGCCGCTGGCCACATAGGCGGCGATCTCCGCCTCGGTCAGGGTCTTGAAAGTGACTTGACTCTCGCTGAGCCCCACCCTGATCCGCCCCTGGTAGGCAACGGCCACGGCGGTCAGCACCGTATGGGTGCGTCCGGCATAGAGGCGCAGCATGGCGACGGCTTCCTCCGCGTCTCCGGGCTTTCCCAGGATACGGCCGTCCAGGGTCACGGTGGTGTCCGCTGCCAGAATGGGCCACGCGGGCAGATGGCGTGCCTGCTGGGCCAGCATCCCCGCCTTCACCTTCATGCGCGCCAGGCGCTGCACGTAATCGATGCCTGGCTCGTCCGCCAGTGGAGTTTCGTCCACGTCTGCACGCTCCGGGCTGGCGCGCAGTGGCAGCACCATGGGGCTCAGGCCCACCTGGCGCAGCAAATCCAGGCGGCGCGGACTTTGGGAGGCGAGGTACAGATTGCGGGACATGACCGGTATTGTCCGACATTTTTCCATCCGCTTTACGTTCACCACCCGACCGCAGGGTGGACTCAATCCCGATGATAGGGATGGTTGTGCAGCAGGCTCATGGCCCGATAGACCTGTTCCGCCACCAGTACCCGGGCCATGGCGTGGGGGAGCGTCAGGCGGGACAGGGCCAGACTGGTTTCCGCGCGCTCCAGCAACCCCGGCGCCAGGCCATCGGCACCACCGATGACCAGCACCGTGTCCTTGCCGGACTCCAGCCAGCGCTCAAGCAGATCCGCCAGTTCCCGGGTGCTGACCTGCCTGCCATGCTCGTCCAGGGCCACCAGGCGGCTGGCCGCCGGCACCTTCTCCAGCAAGCGCGCAGCCTCCGCCTGCTTGATGGCGTCAGCAGACTGGCCTGCGCGCTTCTCCGGCTTCACCGTCACCAAGACCATGCGCGCCTCCCGCGGCAGGCGCTTCAGATACTCCGTGGTGGCGTCCTCCGCCCATGCGGGCATCTTGTCCCCCACCGCCAGCAGGGTGAGTTTCATGGCACCAGGGCCTGCACGGCGGCCGCTTCCCGCTCCGGGGCGAACAAGGGTGCGCGGATGGCGCATTGGCGGGCCAGTAGTTCATAGAATCCGGCATCCGTTTTGGCGCGATGCATCAGCCCTGCCAGGGCACGATCGTCACCCACGGGAAAATAGCCCGCGTAGTCCCGGCCCAGCATGCCCACGTTGCCTGGTACATCCGACGCCAGGACAGACGTGGCAAGCGTGACCGCCTCGCAAATGACATTGGCGCCCCCCTCCATGCGGGAAGGCACCACCAGCAGGTGGCTGCGGGCGATGCGGCGTCGGGTCTGGCCATGGGGACGCCCACCCAGCCACTTCCAGCGAAATTCCAGGCGATCCAGGGCATCTGCTTCCAAATCCAGGCCGGGCTGCAACTCACCCTCCACATGCCAGGCGTGGATGCGGCGGGGTGGGGGCAGATGCCGCAAGGCCAGAACGGCGCGGAAGGGATCCTTCTCGTCCCGCAGGTGGGCCACCACACCCACGCTGAAATGCCGCACCGGCCGGGGCTGGGGCACCAAGGTGGGCGCAGACTGAAAAACCACCACTGTCTTGTGGTGGTAGGCCTGCGGGATTTCTGCCACGCCCTCCTCCTGCAGAACCATCAGCCTATGGGCCAGCTTCAGGGAGAGTTGGGCATCCACGTCGAAACGGATGTCGCGGTACAGGTCCGTTCCGGTGAGCACCAGGATCAGGGGACTGTCCGGATGGGCCCGGGCGAATCTGGCGATGGACGCATGGCTGCGGCGTGCGTGAAGGGCGACCATGGCCTGGACGGGGGAACCATCACATTCCATCGCCGTATCCACGCGATGTCCGTCCCGGCGTAAGAACGCCCTCCACCGCACGGCTGTATGCGCGTTGCCGTTGCGGCCCCGGGGCAAGTAAGGACTGATCAGGGCGATACGCATGACGCGACTATAGTGCATTAAGCAGAAGCGCGATTTCCCTCTTTACAAGGCGATAAACCCTCAATAAAATGCGCGACTCTCGTGTGGGGGTATAGCTCAGCTGGGAGAGCGCTTGCATGGCATGCAAGAGGTCAGCGGTTCGATCCCGCTTACCTCCACCAGGAATCGAGAAAGCACGGAAATCCGGGCTTTCGGCCTCATAAGTCCCTATCGTCTAGAGGCCTAGGACATCGCCCTTTCACGGCGGTAACCGGGGTTCGAATCCCCGTGGGGACGCCAGACAAATCAACGGCTTGCAGCGATGCAAGCCGTTTTCTTTTGTGCCTCCTCCGACTGAGGCTCAGGGTTCCATGGGCCTCTCTCCTGCCAGGGCGCTCCAGCCCCGGACCAGGCGGTACAGCACCCAGATTCCCACAACCAGCATGAGGGCCACGGCCACGGGGATGCCGATGAGGGTGAAGGCCAGGGCCATGGCGATGACCACCCACAGCAGGGCATACCAGAAGGTGCGCAATTGCCAGCGGAAGTGGGACTCCAGATAGGTGCCCCGCACCTCACGCTGGTTGATGTAATTCAGCACCACCGCGATGATGGACGGCCAGCCGCTGAGAAATGCGGTGACGATGAAAGCGGCGCTGACCAGGCCGGTGAGTGCGCTGAAGGCATGGAGGCCGTACATCACATGGGTCATCGTGACCATGCCGTCCCGGGGCATCAGTTGGGCTTGGGGCTTCAATTCGTCCTGCATGGCCTCTTCCTTTCAGTGGGCTACCTGGCTGCCTGGCGGGCATGCTGGGCGGCGCCCCATAGTTCCTCGAGGTTGTAGTGGGCCCGAACGGCGGGGTGCATGACGTGCACCACCAGGCTGCTGGCATCCACCAGCACCCATTCCCCTACCTCGGCGCCTTCCGTGCCGATGATGTCCGCGCCGGCCGCCTTTAGCTTTTCCAGCACATTGTCCGCCAGGGACTTCACCTGGCGGGTGGAATCGCCGCTGGCGATGATCATGCGGTCGAACAGGGAGGTCAGGTGGCTCACGTTGATGACGGTGATGTCCTTGCCCTTGATATCCTCCAGGGCGGCGACGGCGATCTTGACCAGTTGATCGGGAGTGAGGTGTTCAGACATATAAATGGTGCTCGTTGATGTAATCGATGACGGAGTCCGGCAACAGGTAGCGCAGGCTCTTGCCCCGCAGAGCCCGTTCCCGGATCTGGCTGGCTGAGATGTCCAGCTGGGTGATGGCATGTAGATGGATCAGCCCGGCGGTTTTTTCCGACAGTTCGCCAGGCTGTTCACAACGGCGGGTGGCCAGCAGCCTGCGCAGGGGCTCAGGCAAAGCGTCCTCCCATACCGCCGAGGTGAAGCCAGGACGATGGGCCACTGCCAGATGGGCCAGGTCCAGCAGTTCCTCCCAGCGGTGCCAGGTGGTAAGGCCCATGAAGGCATCGCCACCCATGAAAAGGATCAGGGGCGTGCCGCCAGGCAACTCCTTGCGCAGGGCTTTGAGGGTCTCCACGCTGTAGCTGGGGCTGGCCTTTTGTATCTCCCGCTCGTCCAGCACGAAGCGTGGATTTCCCGTCACGGCCCGCCGTGCCATTTCCAGGCGGTGGTGGGCAGCGGCCCGGGGCTGGCGCCGGTGGGGAGGCAGACCCG
This window of the Thiobacillus sp. genome carries:
- the nadD gene encoding nicotinate-nucleotide adenylyltransferase, which translates into the protein MGKGAKTGGSPYPIPHPPSPQAVGLLGGTFDPIHYGHLRLAEEMAELLGLAEVRILPAGLPPHRRQPRAAAHHRLEMARRAVTGNPRFVLDEREIQKASPSYSVETLKALRKELPGGTPLILFMGGDAFMGLTTWHRWEELLDLAHLAVAHRPGFTSAVWEDALPEPLRRLLATRRCEQPGELSEKTAGLIHLHAITQLDISASQIRERALRGKSLRYLLPDSVIDYINEHHLYV